TCCTTATTCCGCCGGAAACCGCGGATGCCGTCTTTAAAACCAGTGCAACGGCCAACGAGCTCATTGGGGTAAGCCTTTCCTCGCGCCTGTTCGCCACGATTCTTCCTGATTACAAGACCTATTCGATGATGGGGCAGAATTCCAAGCTCGACGTCGTTTCGCTGCAGCCGCTCCTCGCGTTCGTGGTGAGCGCCTGCAACCTGAACAACCAGCACTCGCAGATGGTCGATACGCTGGAAACCGTGGCCAACGACGTCGCGCGCTCGCTGCTCATCGCGTGCTTCGGCCAGGGCATGAGCGTGATGCCGTTGATCGAGCGGGTGCGCAAATACGTCGCCGAAAACTACACCGATCCTGCGTTGAGTGTCACCAAGACGGCCGAGCATGAGAACGTTTCCGTGCGCACCGTCCAGCTTGCGCTGCAGGAGGCGGATACCAATTTCACGGCTTTGGTTCGCAGGGCTCGCACCGAAGCGGCCTTGGAGCTGCGTAAGAGCCAGCCGTCGCTGACGTTGGTGGAAATTGGCGACCGCTGCGGGTTCGGCTCGGTTTCGTCGCTGCGCCGCGCGTTGAAGATCCATGAGGAAATGGAAGACGACGAAGACGAAGAATGATCGCTCGTAAGTAGCCGTTCTTCAGTGATTGTTGTCCATTGATTTTTCCTGATTGATTGTGCTAATTCCGGTGGTCTGTTATGTCCGGGCGTGTCGCTTTCATGTGTAATTTAGTTCATTTCTGTTAACTGCCTATTGTATTGCGCAATACATTTTAAAAACCCATTTTGTTATACAACTTATGCATATATGACTTCGCTTGACGCATAATATGCATCTTTTGTAATGCTGAATACTTTCTTGTGACAAAGTTAAAAGTAGCTGAAAATACTTGAAACAGCTTGCTTCTCGCAAAGTTCTTAGAAAGCGACGGGAGACGAAGAAGTGCCTAAGTACTTAACTTCTCACAGAATATACAATAAATTATTCACTAAAATTGCTGCAATTGTCGGTACGATAGCCATGCTGCTGACAGGATTCGTGGCGTTCACCAATACCGCCAACGCCATTCCCGCCACCGGCGGCAACGGGCGTATGGGCACGGCCATCAACTGGGTGGAATGGGGCGCGGAAGGCAACGCCATCTCCGGCTCGAAAGTGACCTGGACCAAGCCTGTTGAGGCGGGCCCCAGCAAGTGGATGTCGACCAGATGCTCGCTGGAGCCGACGGCAGGTGCAACCGATGCGCTTTCGTCGTCCAACTCCGTGACGGTCTACAGGCCGGGGCACTACGGCGGCGACGGCTTGGGCCAGATGTACTTCGACGGCGCACCGGGTTACGGCAACAATATGAAAATCGGCCTGGCCACCACCAACGACGCCGAAAAGGTGACGTTCGACTTCAGCTGCTCCGCGTATCTGATCAACTCGAGCGGCGACCCGAGCGGCAACCTCAACGAATCCACCAACACCTCCGGCAGCGACTTCTTCAACGTCCCGCTGCAGGGTCTGGTCTTCGCCGACGCCGAATCCAACAACTGGACGTATTACCAGAGCGAATACATCAAGGCGACCCCGAAGAACGGCACCAGCCCGGCCTGGCGTCTGCTCGACAGCTACCGCACTCCCGGCTGCACCACCAACTCCGTGGCCGAACTCAAGGGCAGCACGATGCGATTCCGCTCCGATGGCGGCCAGTGCGCCAACTCCGGCGGCACCGGCCCGTCCTCGACGATGTTCCTTCAAGGCTCCACCAACGCGACGGTGACGCTCAAGGGCGGCGGCAAGACGGCCGTGGCCCTGGGCAGCATCGTCTCCACCGATTTCGGTGACGCACCTGAAAGCTTCGGTGTGGCCGGTTCCATGTTCCAGCCTTCCTGGCAAGGCGGCGAGCTCGGCAATGGCGACATTCCGAGCACCGATTACAGCACCAAGGACCAGTACGACCCCGACTCCAGCATGGTCGGTGGCAAGCTTTTCAACCTTTCCGCAGCCAAGGATGGAATGGGCGCCAACGCAAATCTGGTCGCCCAAGCCGAGGCGCCGAGCCCCAGACTCGGAGCGCATGAGGACGGCGAGGCGTCGCCTCATTTCGATGCCGACGCCGACTGGGATGATGCCAACGGCGATTCGGCCTTCGCCGCAGCCCCCGGCGATGTGGTCAACGACGAGGATGGCGTCGATATTCCCAGCTCCACCCACGCCATCGATGTGATGCCCGCCGCGGACGGCACATTCAGCCAAAAGGTCCGCTGTTACGGTTCCGGCGACGTGCGCGGCTGGATCGATTGGAACCACGACGGAACTTTCGAGCCGGATCAGGCGACTTCCAATGCTCAGAGGAACGCCGAAGCCAGCAACCAGATGGCCTGCACGGCCGACGGCACCTCGTCCACCGGCTATTCCGCGACACTGACCTGGAAGCTACCGGGCGACGCGAAGCGCCAGATTTCAAGCCAGGGAGCACCTTCCTATATGCGTTTGCGTATTACAGACCAGAAGGCTCCCGGTTCCAGCAACATCATGGATATGCAGCCGACCGGCATGACCAGCGGTTCCGGCGAGGTCGAGGATTACAAGGCCGATGTGCATGTTCCCACGATCAGCGTGCTCACCAACATCGCCGGCGATCGTAAGCACGCCGACGACCAGTTCAACATGACGGTGCACGTCACCAGCAGTGGTCAGGAAATCAACAATGTAACCACCACCGGCAGTGATAACGGCATCCAGCACGTGCAGGTCGGCCCCAGAAGCGTCGGGCCCGGCTACGAGTACACTCTCGCTTCCAATCTTGCCTCCGGTTCGACCAGCGTTGCGGCCGATTACACCTCATCGGTCAAGTGTATTGATATCAATAACGGCAACGCCAACGTGCCGATTGACAGCAGCGGCAATCTGACCATGCCCACCAGCTTCGATTCGGATGTGCAGTGCGTGTACCTGAAAACGTCGTCTCCCGATCCGGCATTGACTTTGACCACGGTGGTGCACAACAACCACGGCGGCACCAAGCAGGCCAGCGATTTCACCTTCACCGCAACCGCCGATGACGGCAATCCCGCGCACGTCTACAACTACCAGAGCACCAACGGCAGCGATTCGCATACCGTGGCTCCCGCCAACTATACGATTGCCGGCTCTGCCGTTCCCGCTGGCTACAAGGACAACGGCATCACCTATGTTGACGAAAACGGTAACCCATTGACGCTCAGCGCCGCCAAACTCGCGCTCGCCCAAGGCCACAAGGCATTCGGCTTCCGTGTGCTGGAAGATTTGCCCGGCAAGCTGACACTTAAGACGGAAGTCGACAACGCCAACGGCGGCACCGCAACACCCAACGATTTCCAGTTCGGCGTGACGCCCGACGGCGGCAATGAAACCGATACGGTCATTTATAACCAAAACGATCAGAAAGAGGTTTCCGCCAACAAGTACACGGTGGTCGGCTCCGCGCTTCCCGGTTACGTTCAGATGGGCGACATCACCTACACCGACGACGCTACTGGCAATCCCCTGACCCCGAGCGAGGCGCAGATCGCCATCGCCAACGGCCAGTCGGTCACCGGTGTGCGCAAGGTGGCCAGCAAACCCGCAAGCCTCACCATCAAAACCGTGGTTCGCGGCGGCAGCGCGGTTCCCGCAGACTTCCCCGTAACGGCCACCCCGGCTGGTGGCTCCGCGGTTCCCATGCCCGA
This genomic stretch from Bifidobacterium sp. ESL0690 harbors:
- a CDS encoding CshA/CshB family fibrillar adhesin-related protein; the encoded protein is MAFTNTANAIPATGGNGRMGTAINWVEWGAEGNAISGSKVTWTKPVEAGPSKWMSTRCSLEPTAGATDALSSSNSVTVYRPGHYGGDGLGQMYFDGAPGYGNNMKIGLATTNDAEKVTFDFSCSAYLINSSGDPSGNLNESTNTSGSDFFNVPLQGLVFADAESNNWTYYQSEYIKATPKNGTSPAWRLLDSYRTPGCTTNSVAELKGSTMRFRSDGGQCANSGGTGPSSTMFLQGSTNATVTLKGGGKTAVALGSIVSTDFGDAPESFGVAGSMFQPSWQGGELGNGDIPSTDYSTKDQYDPDSSMVGGKLFNLSAAKDGMGANANLVAQAEAPSPRLGAHEDGEASPHFDADADWDDANGDSAFAAAPGDVVNDEDGVDIPSSTHAIDVMPAADGTFSQKVRCYGSGDVRGWIDWNHDGTFEPDQATSNAQRNAEASNQMACTADGTSSTGYSATLTWKLPGDAKRQISSQGAPSYMRLRITDQKAPGSSNIMDMQPTGMTSGSGEVEDYKADVHVPTISVLTNIAGDRKHADDQFNMTVHVTSSGQEINNVTTTGSDNGIQHVQVGPRSVGPGYEYTLASNLASGSTSVAADYTSSVKCIDINNGNANVPIDSSGNLTMPTSFDSDVQCVYLKTSSPDPALTLTTVVHNNHGGTKQASDFTFTATADDGNPAHVYNYQSTNGSDSHTVAPANYTIAGSAVPAGYKDNGITYVDENGNPLTLSAAKLALAQGHKAFGFRVLEDLPGKLTLKTEVDNANGGTATPNDFQFGVTPDGGNETDTVIYNQNDQKEVSANKYTVVGSALPGYVQMGDITYTDDATGNPLTPSEAQIAIANGQSVTGVRKVASKPASLTIKTVVRGGSAVPADFPVTATPAGGSAVPMPDSTSHLFPGSNYEVATDMSARPGYTISSDLKCVLNDSVPLPLASGKVPLNYGQNVVCTQEVTPGRAHLTLSTVVQGDGTATSNDFDFTVTPAGGSGETFNEGVTQDAPTGNFTVVGSSKPDYEQVGDIVYHKDSDPSVPLTLTQAQAAIADGESVSGVRTVKSHQPKLTVHLVRNYRYGGTAAGDGSRINLVPQGGSAKNVTLDAATYEPSGVYSVRQLLNAGYKQTDIHVALASGAPIAINPDGTFNVPQDADVVITLTDEDIPGTVEWSRFDEDGTTLLPGSTWHLSGPNNASMDVPDCTAGPCTGIDQDPTPGKFKVPNLPWGEWTITEVTPPAGHDLTTPAHLPLNPTDGLEQHARFQNGKKPVVTPGAQPPALGHPQPQQPAAPKLSTTGSAVALIAVVALVALMLAFSILAAGASRKARHARHE
- a CDS encoding helix-turn-helix domain-containing protein — encoded protein: MFVRNDSLRNGRPDDVRSAKPGVNTLRTNAANSVRNSDYSPAGQNGRRVDTADPVGSGHIRIAGEHARIPARSAAFPEVSFSHITLPATVMEWTRDESTAKMATMVFLLHGHVEISTAENQILKRRPGVFLIPPETADAVFKTSATANELIGVSLSSRLFATILPDYKTYSMMGQNSKLDVVSLQPLLAFVVSACNLNNQHSQMVDTLETVANDVARSLLIACFGQGMSVMPLIERVRKYVAENYTDPALSVTKTAEHENVSVRTVQLALQEADTNFTALVRRARTEAALELRKSQPSLTLVEIGDRCGFGSVSSLRRALKIHEEMEDDEDEE